The DNA region GGCAGTTGCTGAGGCTGCTGAGACTCAAGTTGTACTTGCGAAGTTCTTCTTACCCAAGGGGTAAACCGACTAGGATGAACACATTCAGCACCATTTAGTTGGTCTTTAAGGCTACTGGCAAAGAACTCAAACATCTCAACCAGAGCTTGGCGATCAGTTAAGCAACCTTGAAGGGCAATAAGTTGTTCAAGAGTCCAATTATAAAGTTGGGTATCACCCTGTTCAATACGAAAATATAACTGACTCTCAAACTGTCCTAAACGGGCGTAGAAGTTCTCCACCTCAGATTTGATTGACTGCATATCAATGTAGAACTGCTGTTTTTTGATATCTGATAAAATCGTCGTTTTGAGAGACTCCGTGAAGTTTTGGTTAATCTCATTGTTAACGAGGGTAGATACTTCATTGCGGAAGTTGACAATTTTATTGTCTAAGTTGACATTGATGCGATTATCAAGCTCGTTGACGACATTATTAACGACTAACTGAACATTGTTACCTGTAGATTGGTTAACAACAGACTTGATGCGTTGATCGAAATTAGCTTCAATCTGTTGGACTACCAGGCTCTTAATGTTTTGGGTTTGATTAGCAATTTTGAGGTTAACTACCGCCTCAATACGCTGATCGATGTCATTTTGTATCTGCTGAACAACTTGAGTGTTAATTTCTTGGGCTTGATTAGCAATTTTGAGGTTAACTACATTGTCAATCCGTTGATCAATGTAGGTCTGCATTTGCTGAATTACCAGATTTCTAACATTCTGGGTTTGATCAGAAATTTTTAGGCTTACGACACTATCAACACGCTGATCGATGTCATTTTGTATCTGCTGAATTACTTGATTGCTGATATGTTGAGATTGATTAGCAATTTTCACATTAACTGCATTATCAATTCGCTGGTCAAAGTACAACCAAAGGTTCGCCTTCAGTTTTGCTCTCAGCATAACTACAGCGGCCACTGGTGATTTTTATATCAAAAGTTCCTTCCTCCAAAGTAAAAGAGCTAGCAACATTTTGTTGCACGGGGTTCATTTCGTTAGCGTCAATAACGTAACAACTGTTTTTGGTATCAATGGTTAAAAGTTTCATTGAATTTCCTTGATGAGTTGTAGAGTTGATAATTGGCTAGCCCAATTAAAAGTCATGTTAGTTTGTATCGCGAAAATTGATACTTTCATATTTTTTTATATTATTTTTATATTTCCTTTATAATAGTTTTTAATTGGAGTATAAGCCGAGGAACTCTTTGAGATCTACGATTTTTTCGCTTGCTATTGAATTTATGAAAGCGAACTGAGGCAATGGGCTAAAGCCTTTGATCTACTCGGAGCGTTTGATCTCGATAGCGGCGTAGAAGACCTGAAGGCAACCCTGTCTTTTGGCAGTATCCCAGTAGCACAGGCAAGCTCGGCAGTGTGCGCTTTTGTTTGGGCTTGAAATCTTTCTAAGTCCCGTTAAGTTGAAATTAAATTAATACTTTAGTGATCTTTCTTCAGTGTTCTCAACCTCAGTCAAAGCCAGATACTAAGCTTAGTCGCTCAGTTACCCATGAGGACTCAATCCTAGCCGTTATTGCTTTTAAAAGCTTATTCATTGGTTGAGGAAGCGAAATTTACAAGTATTTCACCCTTCCGGGCATTGATGGGACATCGCCAACTCACAAAACCTATGTTTTGCCCCAGTTGTCAGTCCACCAATATTAATAAAAATGGCTTAAAAAGAGGTAAGCAAAACCATATTTGTTCAGATGGGCGTGGGCAATTTATAGATGTTTATTCTGATAGAGGTTATCCCTTAGATGTGAAAAAGCAATGTCTCCATCTCCATCTCTACCTAGAAGGAAATGGATGTCGGCGGATAGAACGTCTGACTGGCGTTTCTCATAATACCGTTATTAATTGGGTTAAAAAGGCCGGAAATCACCTCACTCCCGAACCCGATTATTCGGAAATACCCGAAATAGCCCTGATAGATGGATTACAGACTTATGTCGGCAAAAAAAAAATTCTGGCTATAGACAGTTGTAAATAAAGCAATTGCAGGGATGATCGCTTGGGTCGTTGGTGACCGAAGTGCAGACAGGTTTAAAGCCTTATGGCTTCTTATTAAAAGCTGGAAGTGTTTTTTTTTATGCCCCAGATGGCTATGTAATTTATCCCCAGTTTATTGAGGAGGCTGACCATATAGTAAACAAAACATAGATGATCCGGCTAGAAGGAGAAAATCCCAGATTGAGAGATGATCTAGCTCGGTTACATAGAAAAACTTTATGTCATTCCAAACCAGTTGAAATGTTAAGTCTATCGGTGAGACTGGTTGTTTACTACCTGAAACATAAAACTGTACCGATCCCTCCCTCCTACCATAAATGTGCAATGCCAAAAAATTTAGGCATGAATTGAATTAAAATTTCTTTGCCCTCCTTCATTCCTGATTTTTAGGTTAACTTTCACTAGCCGGCGGTTGTTCACCAATTCCTAGCTCTTTTTTACTTTGTTTGAGCTGTTCCCAGAGAGCTTTAATATCTTCATAGGCTACTTCTGGCGCAATTTTTCCATTCATTTCTAAGGCACAAAGGTAGTTCACTTTATGGGCAAATTCTTGGAGATTTGCATTAAATACTAAGTTTTCTGGCGTAAACTTTCCATAATAGCGACTGCGCGGATAAAGAAAATTAGAGTGGTTCTCCATAAATTTCTCCTGATGAAGTTTTTAAGTTTCAGCTTTATCTAGATTAACCTAATCACTACATTTTCGGGTTTCTTCAGTTCTGGGCAAGTTAACCTGAGTTTTGTCTCAGCCTAAACATCTCCAATGAGGTTTAGCTACTTTTATGAGGTAAGGATCATTGCCGTTAGAGTTGTCTCAGAGGTTGTGACTGCGATGGTAAGAATAATTTACCTTTACCGACCTTTAATTTTAAATTAACCAAACTTTAATATTTTTTCAATAAATTTATCTTTTGCTTAACAAAAATAACTTTAGCTATTAAGCAGATTTTAGGCATTAAATAAAAAGCTCGGCAACTTACTTGTCCGGCCACCATCAAAACTGATTAATTGCCATATTTTAAGATATAAAGCTTCTTATTGAAGTATTCCCATCTATCTTATTGGATTAGCATAGCTGCTGACTTTTTTAATAGCAACTTTGCTAGAGAAATCTTTAATTTATAAAAGAGTTAACATGGGCATAGCGGATTCACCTCCTCCGATAGATAGAAAGTTTTGATGGGGCTGAGCGTCAAAGCGTGCCGCAGAAAGATAAAATAATTGAGCCAATTGCCTGAGATAGCACTCAGTTCCCTACTCACGAGACGCCTCATGTCCGCCCATCAAAAACTTTACGAAGGCAAAGCCAAAATTCTCTACACCACCGATGATCCAGAGATTTTGCTGGCCCACTTTAAAGATGATGCCACCGCATTTAATGCCCAAAAGCGGGGCAGCATCACCGGCAAAGGTGAGATCAACTGCACCATCTCCAGTCATTTATTGCGAGAGATGGAAACTGCCGGCATCGCCACCCACTTCATCGACTCTCCAACCGGCAACCAAATGCGCGTCCGGCGCGTCCGAATCTTACCGTTAGAAGTCGTAGTGAGGAACATAGCAGCAGGAAGTTTGTGCAAACAAACCGGGTTGCCGGTGGGCACCGTCCTGAAACAACCCCTGGTGGAATTCTTCTATAAAAATGACGACTTGGGAGATCCGCTTTTAACCCGTGAACGGCTTTTCCTGCTGGAGTTGGCTACTCCAGAACAGGTAGAGCAACTGAAAACCTTGGCATTACAGGTTAACGACATCCTCTCAGCCTTTTTCCTGCGATGCGGGATTACCCTAGTTGACTTTAAACTAGAGTTCGGTCTAGATCGTGAGGGAACCCTGCGACTGGCGGATGAAATTAGTCCTGACACGTGCCGGCTGTGGAATAACTCAGATGACGATCCAGATCGGCGGGTGATGGACAAAGACCGATTCCGCCGAGATTTGGGCAATGTCGAAGAAGCTTATCAGCAGGTTTTAGAGCGGGTGCTAGCTCAAACCAACCAACCGTCAGAGTAAATAGTCAGGGGTGCTGGGGCGGGTTTAGCCGTGTGGTGCGTTCTAGAAACAGACAATCTTAGGTCAAACCCGCCCGTAAAGGTTCTTACCAAAAGCCCGTACAGTTGCGCTTTGTCACCGTTCAGTGACAGTTCTGGCGTGATATCCTTGGGGCTGCTGAAATTGGGTTTTCGAGATCAAACTCGAAACATTTATGATATTTGTCGCTGAGCCGAAGTGTTTTCGCCTTCGGAGTTTGATCTCAAAGGTGTGTGGGAGTGGAAAAAAACGTGAACAAAATGCGGATACCTCCGGTATGGGTGGCAATTGTGACGGCTTCAGCCACCCTGAGTTTATCGAACCCCGTCAGTGGGCAAACCATCAGGTTCACACAGTCTAATTCTGAACTGGCAGGCTTAATGCCGGCACAGCCTGAAACTGAGGGCGCTGTGGGCAACCCAGAAGGGATGAGTCAGTTGTGGCAATTGATCGAGCAAGCAGAACCCCTCCCCTCCAGTAGCGTAAGCGTTTCTGAGGAACTGAGTGCCGCACCGGCAGCAGTTGAGCCGGTTGCCGTATCAGCGCTAGAGTTGCCGGTTCAAACTTCTCCTGATTCCAGAAAAGAAAACTTGCCGGCACAAGGGCACAAAAACACAGAACGAACAATCACCAACCCATCGAGAATCCTTAATCTCTCGACTCCTCAGAGTACATGGACAGCGATTGCCGCACTAGAGCTTATTGCCCAGACGCCTGAACCAGGGGCGGGTGAGGAAAACCCAGACGCTCAGCCAATTCTGACGGCACCTGAGCAAACCCCGCCAACCCCGACTCCGTCTGCACCTGAGCAAACTCCGCCCACGCCAACCCCATCTCCAACTGATCAGACAGCCCCACCCTCGCCGGCACCCGTTCCGACTCCCACCACTGATCGCTGTCCCGATCCAAACGCTCCGCAAGTGTTAGTTGCAGAGGTCGTCGTTAGCGGTGTGGAAGGAGAATTGCAAGATAAAGTCTACCAAGCCATTCGCACCCAGCCCGGTCGCACCACAAATCGATGCCAATTGCAAGAAGATGTGAACGCCATCTTTGCCACCGGCTTCTTCGGCGCAGTCGATTATCAGCCAGAGGATACAGCCCTAGGCGTGCGTGTAACCTTTGTGGTGCAGCAGAACCCGGTATTGCGGAATGTGACGGTAAATGTTGTCCCTGCCGGCGAAGGCCAGCAAGTGGTGCCCCAAAGCGTGATTGACAGCATCTTTGGCGAGCAGTACGGCGAAATTCTCAACCTGCGCCGGTTTCAAGAAGGCGTCAAACAATTAAATCAGTGGTATCAAGACAACGGCTACATCTTGGCGCAGGTCATTAACGCCTCACAAGTCAATGCCCAAGGCACCGTCATCTTACAAGTCGCCGAAGGGATTATTGAAGATATCCAAGTCCGCTTCCTTACAGAAGAAGGCGAGGCAACCGATGAGGAAGGCAACCCCGTTGACGGACGTACCCGCGAATTCATCATCACGCGGGAAATGCAACTTCAAGCAGGAGACGTACTTAATCGAGATACCCTGGTTTCAGACTTGCGGCGAGTATTTGGTTTAGGCATCTTTGAAAAAGTCGAACCCTCACTAAATCCAGGCCAAGATCCGCGCAAAGTCTCGGTGGTGCTCGATGTTACAGAAAGAAACACCGGCTCAGTCGCAGCAGGGGCCGGGATCAGTTCCGCCACAGGGTTATTTGGCACCCTCAGCTATCAAGAGCAAAACCTAGGGGGGAACAACCAAAAATTAGGTGCCCAGTTGCAAGTTGGTGAACGTGCCTTACTCTTCGACGTAAACTTCACCGATCCCTGGATTGCCGGCGATCCTTACCGCACCTCTTACACCGTGAATGGCTTCAGACGCCGGTCAATTTCTTTGATTTACACCGGCGGCGATGACGAAGTTTATCTTCCCGATGGAGATCGCCCGCGTCTTCTGCGTTTGGGTGGCGGCGTCACCTTTAACCGTCCCCTAGGGCCAGACCCCCTGAATGCGGAATGGCAGGCATCCTTGGGCTTGCAGTACCAGCGAATTACCATCCGCAATTCCGATGGCGACCTCAGCCCCGAAGATGAACTGGGGAATGACTTGAGCTTTAGCGGCGACGGCAAAGACGACCTGACAACCTTGCAATTTGGAATTGTGCGGGATCTGCGCGATGACCGTGCCAAACCCACCAGAGGGTCTGTTTTGCGCTTGGCAACTGAGCAGTCTGTGCCCATCGGCAAAGGCAGCATCTTACTCAATCGTCTACGGGGCAGCTATAGCTACTACATTCCCGTTAACTACGTTCGCTTTTCTGAAGGGCCACAGACATTAGCTTTTAATGTTCAAGCCGGCACTGTGGTCGGGGATCTGCCCCCCTACGAAGCGTTTGCTTTAGGCGGCAGTAACTCAGTGCGGGGTTATGATGAAGGCGACTTGGGTAGCGGTCGCAGTTTTATTCAAGCCACTGCCGAGTATCGCTTCCCTATTTTTGCAATTGTGGGCGGGGCACTGTTTGTCGATTTCGGCACCGACCTCGGCTCTGGCTCTTCCGTACCGGGCGACCCGGCAGGGGTACGAGACAAGCCGGGGAGTGGCTTTGGCTACGGTCTCGGTGTTCGCATCAATTCTCCTTTAGGCCCGATTCGGGTGGATTATGGCTTTAATGATGAAGGAGAGGGCCGCTTTCACTTTGGAATTGGAGAAAGATTTTAAGGTTTCCAGTGAGAAGTCAAAAATGAGATGTCGTCAAGCATGAGTATTTCTTTAACTGGGAACTGGGAACTGGGAACTGGGCACTCCATTCAGGCACCGTTTGAGCTGTCGGGTGTAGGACTGCACACCGGCACTCAGACTCAAGTTAGAGTCCTGCCGGCTGCACGCCATGAGGGGCGCTATTTTGTGCGAGTGGATCTGGCCGGTTCTCCTGTGATTCCCGCCCGCGTCGAGTTTGTGCGTCAGACCACTCTTTCTACAGAACTTGGCAACGAAGACGCCTGTGTGCGAACGGTCGAACACCTGTTAGCCGCATTGGCGGCACAAGGAGTCGATAGCGCCAGAATCGAGATCAATGGCCCAGAAGTGCCCCTGCTAGATGGCTCAGCTCATCCGTGGGTAGAGGCGATCAATTCTGTGGGGGTTGTGAGCGAAAATGACCCAACCTCTATTCCTAACACCCGAATTCTTAAAGAGCCGGTTTGGGTACATCAAGGAGATGCCTTTGTCGCAGCGCTGCCGGCCCCGCAAACGCGCTTCACCTACGGCATAGACTTTGATCTACCGGCAATTGGTCAGCAGTGGTATAGCTGGACACCGGCAACCGAGCGCTTCGCCGCCGAAATCGCGCCGGCTCGAACTTTTGGCTTTGCCGCCCAAATCGAGCAGCTACGTTCACAGGGTTTAATCAAAG from Microcoleus sp. FACHB-68 includes:
- the purC gene encoding phosphoribosylaminoimidazolesuccinocarboxamide synthase; protein product: MSAHQKLYEGKAKILYTTDDPEILLAHFKDDATAFNAQKRGSITGKGEINCTISSHLLREMETAGIATHFIDSPTGNQMRVRRVRILPLEVVVRNIAAGSLCKQTGLPVGTVLKQPLVEFFYKNDDLGDPLLTRERLFLLELATPEQVEQLKTLALQVNDILSAFFLRCGITLVDFKLEFGLDREGTLRLADEISPDTCRLWNNSDDDPDRRVMDKDRFRRDLGNVEEAYQQVLERVLAQTNQPSE
- a CDS encoding BamA/TamA family outer membrane protein, producing the protein MRIPPVWVAIVTASATLSLSNPVSGQTIRFTQSNSELAGLMPAQPETEGAVGNPEGMSQLWQLIEQAEPLPSSSVSVSEELSAAPAAVEPVAVSALELPVQTSPDSRKENLPAQGHKNTERTITNPSRILNLSTPQSTWTAIAALELIAQTPEPGAGEENPDAQPILTAPEQTPPTPTPSAPEQTPPTPTPSPTDQTAPPSPAPVPTPTTDRCPDPNAPQVLVAEVVVSGVEGELQDKVYQAIRTQPGRTTNRCQLQEDVNAIFATGFFGAVDYQPEDTALGVRVTFVVQQNPVLRNVTVNVVPAGEGQQVVPQSVIDSIFGEQYGEILNLRRFQEGVKQLNQWYQDNGYILAQVINASQVNAQGTVILQVAEGIIEDIQVRFLTEEGEATDEEGNPVDGRTREFIITREMQLQAGDVLNRDTLVSDLRRVFGLGIFEKVEPSLNPGQDPRKVSVVLDVTERNTGSVAAGAGISSATGLFGTLSYQEQNLGGNNQKLGAQLQVGERALLFDVNFTDPWIAGDPYRTSYTVNGFRRRSISLIYTGGDDEVYLPDGDRPRLLRLGGGVTFNRPLGPDPLNAEWQASLGLQYQRITIRNSDGDLSPEDELGNDLSFSGDGKDDLTTLQFGIVRDLRDDRAKPTRGSVLRLATEQSVPIGKGSILLNRLRGSYSYYIPVNYVRFSEGPQTLAFNVQAGTVVGDLPPYEAFALGGSNSVRGYDEGDLGSGRSFIQATAEYRFPIFAIVGGALFVDFGTDLGSGSSVPGDPAGVRDKPGSGFGYGLGVRINSPLGPIRVDYGFNDEGEGRFHFGIGERF
- the lpxC gene encoding UDP-3-O-acyl-N-acetylglucosamine deacetylase, with translation MSISLTGNWELGTGHSIQAPFELSGVGLHTGTQTQVRVLPAARHEGRYFVRVDLAGSPVIPARVEFVRQTTLSTELGNEDACVRTVEHLLAALAAQGVDSARIEINGPEVPLLDGSAHPWVEAINSVGVVSENDPTSIPNTRILKEPVWVHQGDAFVAALPAPQTRFTYGIDFDLPAIGQQWYSWTPATERFAAEIAPARTFGFAAQIEQLRSQGLIKGGSLDNALVCDVSGWLNPPLRFANEPVRHKILDLVGDISLLGAFPSAHFLAYKASHKLHIQLARLLAQSHSGF